From Brassica oleracea var. oleracea cultivar TO1000 chromosome C3, BOL, whole genome shotgun sequence, a single genomic window includes:
- the LOC106331454 gene encoding protein WVD2-like 1, whose product MGREVVDVPMNRNATVSSGRVHVAPKIAAAAGSETEEEFEVKECTEDDSHSQNAPKTPKVSKRDVPLVAVRKPLQPDNKKHMDDEDDSFSIASLRRAKSGVTHGSAPTFKSAQRAEKRKEYYQKLEEKNQALEAERNELEQRQKEEQEAALKQLRKNLKFKAKPVPNFYYEAPPAKPELKKLPLTRPKSPKLILSRRKSFSDVVTSSSREEVLKTASNRNRHSTGTVNKNANAVHDSPRSRSGKGKGCLKPVNESLEEACEA is encoded by the exons ATGGGAAGAGAAGTTGTTGATGTGCCTATGAACCGAAACGCCACCGTTTCAAGCGGTAGAGTACACGTTGCTCCTAAGATAGCTGCAGCAGCTGGATCCGAGACCGAGGAAGAGTTCGAAGTCAAGGAATGCACCGAAGACGACTCTCATTCCCAGAATGCACCTAAAACCCCTAAAGTTTCTAAG CGTGATGTTCCTCTTGTGGCGGTGAGGAAGCCATTGCAACCTGATAACAAGAAGCATATGGATGATGAGGACGATAGTTTCTCCATCGCTTCCTTGAGGAGGGCTAAGTCAGGAGTGACTCATGGAAGCGCTCCAACGTTCAAGAGCGCTCAACGTGCTGAGAAGCGCAAAGAG TATTACCAAAAGCTTGAGGAGAAGAACCAAGCGCTTGAAGCCGAGAGGAACGAGCTCGAACAAAGGCAAAAGGAAGAGCAAGAAGCAGCGTTGAAACAGCTCAGAAAGAATCTCAAGTTCAAGGCTAAACCTGTTCCTAACTTCTACTACGAGGCGCCTCCTGCTAAACCTGAGCTCAAGAAG CTTCCTTTGACCCGCCCCAAGTCGCCAAAACTCATCCTTTCTCGGAGGAAAAGCTTCAGCGACGTGGTCACCTCGTCGTCCCGTGAAGAGGTTCTGAAGACAGCTTCTAACAGGAACCGACACAGCACCGGAACAGTGAACAAGAACGCCAATGCTGTTCATGACAGCCCTCGTTCCAGATCTGGTAAGGGTAAAGGTTGTCTGAAACCGGTTAACGAGTCCTTGGAAGAAGCTTGTGAGGCTTGA
- the LOC106334606 gene encoding uncharacterized protein LOC106334606 produces the protein MATSLIPLSSSFLQPLKFKTLAKPRTPPNLSTTRKITTTCDSQNKNTGASSNPSSRNPNFQKRRKSSKYGTSRRSILKKSFLQEQVTFTARVTEDPQVAIIGGGMAGLVCALNLEARGVKSTVFDTGIHGLGGRLGTRFVEPQGLVFDHAAQFFTADDSRFIQYVDGWLEKGLVREWKGAVGELEVGGSFSQFPPSSPPRYIAVNGMRSLADSLLLESRLVNVVRPCWISKLEPLNGMWHLSENGTPRGQFDVIVIAHNGKCANRLLSSSGLPLVAKQMKKLDLSSIWALLAAFDDPLPTVKFEGAFVKGVESLSWMGNNSAKLGNGGTPNCWTFFSTAAYGKQNKVPQENIPTVTSEKVRTGMLQGVEIALGLPEGSLPKPIYTRLQLWGAALPKNTPAVPCIFDPQGRAGICGDWLLGSNLESAAISGEALGNHIADYLQNSEANPEEFAIGLHDRPSPLAGHHIGQFPGLTSVGEKHEAEAYQLL, from the exons ATGGCCACTTCTTTAATCCCACTGTCTTCTTCATTCCTCCAACCTCTCAAATTCAAAACCCTAGCTAAACCCAGAACCCCTCCTAACCTCTCCACCACCAGAAAAATCACAACAACCTGCGATTCCCAGAATAAGAACACAGGGGCGTCGTCGAACCCCAGCAGCAGAAACCCCAATTTCCAGAAACGTCGCAAATCCTCAAAGTATGGAACTTCCAGGAGATCCATTCTCAAGAAGTCCTTCTTGCAAGAGCAGGTCACGTTCACCGCGCGTGTCACCGAGGATCCACAGGTGGCGATTATCGGCGGCGGAATGGCGGGTCTCGTCTGCGCGCTGAATCTTGAAGCTCGCGGCGTAAAGTCCACGGTTTTCGATACG GGGATACATGGGTTAGGAGGAAGACTTGGGACAAGGTTTGTTGAACCACAAGGACTAGTTTTCGATCACGCTGCTCAGTTCTTCACTGCGGATGATTCTCGGTTTATCCAGTACGTCGATGGGTGGTTGGAGAAAGGACTTGTTCGAGAGTGGAAAGGTGCTGTGGGAGAGCTTGAAGTTGGGGGCAGTTTCTCGCAGTTTCCTCCTTCATCACCTCCAAGATACATTGCTGTTAATGGCATGAGATCTCTCGCTGATTCATTGCTACTAGAG AGTCGATTGGTGAATGTGGTGAGGCCGTGTTGGATTAGTAAGCTGGAGCCACTTAATGGAATGTGGCATTTGAGTGAGAACGGAACACCTCGTGGTCAGTTTGATGTCATTGTCATTGCTCACAATG GTAAATGCGCGAATCGTTTGCTTTCTTCATCAGGCTTACCACTCGTTGCTAAACAGATGAAG AAACTTGATCTTAGTTCCATATGGGCGCTATTAGCAGCGTTCGATGATCCTCTTCCTACAGTGAAATTCGAAGGAGCGTTTGTGAAAGGAGTTGAATCATTGTCTTGGATGGGAAACAACTCCGCAAAGCTTGGTAACGGCGGAACTCCAAACTGCTGGACTTTCTTTAGTACTGCAGCATATGGGAAACAGAACAAAGTTCCTCAG GAGAACATTCCAACGGTGACATCAGAGAAAGTTAGAACCGGGATGCTTCAAGGTGTGGAAATCGCATTGGGCTTGCCTGAAGGCTCGCTTCCTAAACCGATTTATACACGTCTCCAGCTATG GGGAGCAGCTCTTCCAAAGAACACTCCTGCAGTTCCATGTATATTTGATCCACAAGGCCGTGCTGGTATATGCGGCGACTGGCTTCTCGGTTCTAACCTTGAATCTGCAGCCATAAGCGGTGAAGCCCTCGGAAACCAT ATTGCAGATTACCTGCAGAATAGTGAAGCTAATCCGGAAGAGTTTGCAATCGGTTTACATGATAGGCCAAGTCCTCTTGCTGGCCATCATATTGGGCAGTTCCCTGGTTTAACATCGGTGGGAGAGAAGCACGAAGCCGAGGCATATCAACTTCTGTGA
- the LOC106334609 gene encoding probable WRKY transcription factor 39, with the protein MEEVEIASKLAIESCHGVLNLLSQQQTSCDFKSLMVETSEAVSKFKRVSSLFTRGPPGHAKFRRLNKKFIPSFPQHIFLESPISCGNDGTSDYNQVLAPEPLQMVPAPSILSHRMCVEKSFLELKPPPPFRGPYQLIHNHQQIAYSRSSSGVNLTFDGAGSSSCYTPSVSNGSRSFVSSLSMDTSAVEYDRSSFHLSGLSRGSDQMSKKMCSGGLKCGSRSKCHCSKKRKLRVKRSIKVPAISNKIADIPPDEYSWRKYGQKPIKGSPHPRGYYKCSSVRGCPARKHVERCVDETSMLIVTYEGEHNHSRLLSSQSAHT; encoded by the exons ATGGAGGAAGTTGAAATTGCTAGCAAATTAGCTATAGAAAGCTGTCATGGAGTCTTGAATCTCTTGTCACAACAACAAACAAGTTGTGATTTTAAATCTCTCATGGTTGAAACAAGTGAAGCAGTTTCCAAGTTCAAGAGAGTATCCTCTCTTTTCACCAGAGGACCACCAGGTCATGCAAAGTTCAGAAGACTCAACAAGAAGTTTATCCCATCTTTTCCTCAGCATATCTTCTTGGAAAGTCCTATCTCCTGTGGTAACGATGGCACTAGTGATTACAATCAAGTTCTTGCACCAGAGCCTCTTCAGATGGTTCCAGCTCCATCGATACTTAGCCACAGAATGTGTGTTGAGAAGTCGTTCCTGGAGCTAAAGCCGCCGCCGCCTTTTCGAGGTCCTTATCAGTTAATCCACAACCACCAGCAGATAGCTTACTCTAGGAGCAGCAGCGGTGTGAACCTGACGTTTGATGGAGCTGGTAGTAGTAGCTGCTATACTCCGAGTGTGTCCAACGGGTCAAGATCGTTTGTATCATCTCTTAGTATGGATACTAGTGCAGTGGAATACGATAGGAGCTCGTTTCATTTAAGTGGATTGTCACGTGGGTCTGACCAGATGTCCAAGAAGATGTGTTCTGGTGGTTTGAAGTGTGGAAGTAGAAGCAAATGTCATTGCTCCAAGAAGAG GAAACTTAGGGTGAAACGATCAATCAAGGTGCCTGCAATAAGCAACAAGATTGCAGATATACCTCCAGATGAGTATTCATGGAGGAAGTATGGGCAGAAACCTATCAAAGGCTCACCACATCCACG GGGATACTACAAGTGCAGCAGTGTGAGAGGCTGTCCAGCAAGGAAGCATGTGGAGCGATGTGTAGATGAAACTTCCATGTTGATTGTGACTTACGAAGGCGAGCATAACCATTCAAGACTGTTGTCTTCACAATCAGCTCACACCTGA
- the LOC106330130 gene encoding uncharacterized protein LOC106330130, which produces MEDDEGNGDGQVHVHSSATMEKDDADGANLVNVPVTTTTINQDEATQEWSIPVTHLSEEEAERLVAVLVQNEDEEEEYWEYELGEKPSKANKKEKESENDAIVAEFEDEEVIRRSGFDFKEAILDYALTKGRNIEQSRWDKTKLSFKCGIRGKCKWRVYCAFDVPTHKWLVKTRYKYHSCTPNGKCKLLRSPVIARLFLDKLREDSGLMPEKIQEQIKETWKLISSRNQCQRGRTVALKWLEKEYADQFAHLRGYVRETEKTNPGSSVVLDTISNATKKDVFDRFYVCFEKLRSSCRGTCRPIIGLDGTFLKVAVNGILLIAVGHDANNQIFPFAWAVVQAESTDTWLWFIKRLKHDLSLGDDSKYVLLSDSSKGLISAIKSELSNANTY; this is translated from the exons ATGGAGGACGACGAAGGAAATGGAGATGGTCAGGTACATGTTCATTCCTCTGCAACAATGGAGAAAGACGACGCAGATGGAGCAAATTTGGTCAATGTTCCTGTAACGACAACAACGATTAATCAAGACGAAGCAACTCAAGAGTGGAGCATTCCGGTTACTCATCTCAGTGAAGAAGAGGCAGAAAGATTGGTTGCGGTTCTTGTCCAGAATGAAGATGAAGAGGAGGAGTATTGGGAGTATGAACTAGGAGAAAAGCCGAGCAAAGCCAACAAAAAAGAGAAAGAATCTGAGAATGATGCAATTG TGGCTGAATTTGAGGATGAGGAGGTCATTAGGAGGTCTGGGTTTGATTTCAAAGAAGCTATCTTGGATTATGCTCTTACGAAAGGTCGAAACATTGAACAGAGCAGGTGGGATAAGACGAAGCTTAGCTTCAAGTGTGGGATTAGAGGTAAATGCAAATGGAGGGTTTACTGTGCCTTTGATGTGCCTACTCATAAGTGGTTAGTGAAAACAAGGTACAAATATCATAGTTGTACACCCAATGGGAAATGTAAACTCTTGCGAAGCCCGGTTATAGCTAGGTTGTTTCTGGATAAACTGAGAGAAGACAGTGGGTTAATGCCTGAGAAGATTCAAGAGCAGATAAAGGAGACCTGGAAACTCATATCATCACGGAATCAATGTCAACGAGGAAGAACAGTGGCGCTAAAATGGCTGGAGAAAGAGTATGCAGACCAGTTTGCTCACCTACGAGGTTATGTGAGAGAGACTGAGAAGACCAATCCGGGTTCGAGCGTGGTACTTGATACTATAAGTAATGCAACCAAAAAAGATGTATTTGATCGGTTCTATGTATGCTTTGAGAAGCTTAGGAGCTCGTGCAGAGGAACATGTAGGCCAATAATAGGGCTCGATGGAACTTTTTTGAAGGTTGCAGTCAATGGAATATTGCTCATTGCTGTAGGACACGATGCTAACAACCAGATATTTCCTTTTGCTTGGGCTGTGGTACAAGCTGAATCTACGGATACATGGCTTTGGTTTATCAAGAGACTGAAGCATGATTTGTCTCTTGGAGATGACAGCAAATATGTTCTTCTATCTGATAGCTCAAAG GGACTTATAAGCGCAATCAAATCAGAGTTATCAAACGCAAATACATATTGA
- the LOC106334608 gene encoding protein CLP1 homolog, translated as MSYGGPSMNPPAMIGAVPGGSSNLKQVKLDRESELRIEVSDEPLRLRVVNGTAEIFGAELPPEIWRTFPPRLKFAVFTWYGATIEMDGVTETDYTADETPMVSYVNVHAILDARRRFAKASTSTDSDSPQGPRVIVVGPTDSGKSTLTKMLISWAAKQGWKPTFVDLDVGQGSITIPGSIAATPIEMPLDPVEGFPLDMALVYYYGHTTPANNVELYKTMVKELAQVLERQFLGNPESRAAGMVINTMGWIDGIGYELLLHAIETFNASVVLVLGQEKLFSMLKDVLKSKSNVDVVKLHKSGGVVARNRDYRKVARSSRIQEYFYGLSKELSPYANTSSFSDVQVFRIGGGPQAPRSALPIGSDPVSNPLRVTPVNIEERDLLHSILAVSYAEEPDQIVSSNVSGFVYVTEVDVLRKKITYLAPSPGALPSKILVAGSLTWLESH; from the exons ATGTCTTACGGTGGTCCGTCGATGAACCCACCGGCTATGATTGGCGCGGTTCCTGGAGGTTCTAGTAATCTGAAGCAGGTGAAGCTGGACAGAGAAAGCGAGCTAAGAATCGAAGTCTCTGACGAGCCTCTTAGACTCCGTGTGGTTAACGGGACTGCTGAGATCTTCGGCGCTGAGCTGCCTCCTGAGATCTGGCGTACCTTTCCTCCTCGCCTCAAATTTGCG GTTTTCACTTGGTATGGAGCCACAATTGAGATGGATGGTGTCACTGAAACAGACTATACAGCAGATGAG ACACCAATGGTCAGCTACGTTAATGTGCACGCCATACTTGATGCAAGGAGACGTTTTGCCAAAGCTTCCACATCTACCGACTCTGATTCTCCTCAG GGACCTAGAGTCATTGTAGTAGGGCCTACGGATTCAGGAAAGAGCACATTGACTAAGATGCTTATTAGTTGGGCAGCCAAACAAGGATGGAAGCCTACATTTGTAGACCTTGATGTTGGCCAAGGCTCCATTACAATACCTGGTTCTATTGCTGCTACACCTATAGAGATGCCGCTTGATCCTGTTGAAGGGTTTCCTCTAGATATGGCTCTCGTCTACTACTACGGTCACACCACACCAGC TAACAACGTTGAACTATACAAAACTATGGTGAAGGAGCTTGCACAAGTGCTGGAGAGACAGTTTCTTGGAAACCCTGAGTCTCGAGCTGCTGGTATGGTGATCAACACAATGGGATGGATCGATGGTATCGGTTATGAG CTGCTTCTCCACGCAATTGAAACATTCAACGCCTCGGTTGTACTTGTCTTGGGTCAAGAAAAGCTCTTCAGCATGCTTAAAGACGTGCTGAAGAGTAAGAGCAATGTGGACGTTGTGAAGCTTCACAAGTCAGGTGGAGTTGTGGCTAGGAACCGTGACTACCGTAAAGTAGCGAGAAGCTCTAGGATTCAGGAGTATTTCTACGGTCTATCGAAAGAACTCTCTCCTTATGCCAACACATCTAGCTTCAGTGATGTGCAAGTGTTCCGCATTGGTGGTGGACCGCAAGCTCCAAGGTCAGCTCTTCCAATAGGGTCTGATCCTGTTTCTAATCCGTTGAGGGTGACGCCTGTAAATATTGAAGAGAGGGATCTGCTGCATTCTATCCTCGCTGTCTCATATGCAGAAGAACCGGACCAGATTGTCTCTAG CAATGTTTCAGGGTTTGTGTATGTGACTGAGGTTGATGTGCTGAGGAAGAAGATAACGTATTTAGCACCATCGCCAGGGGCATTGCCTAGCAAGATCTTGGTCGCTGGATCTTTGACATGGCTTGAGAGTCATTAG
- the LOC106334610 gene encoding uncharacterized protein LOC106334610, which produces MVRRRDNLTLSVLTPPLGEAKTAATTPVASQKPKKRLSKQLSMLETPRDIAWERRRRQMIMIQEKKMLHKGVSDNLSEQTKLTDEDLNELKGSIELGFGFNEEAGQKLCNTLPALDLYFAVNRQLSPLPSPSSSSRTSSASSSAFSMSIPGSPKKTDSDSLKIVCPGDNPQQVKQRLRHWAQAVACSVMQTY; this is translated from the exons ATGGTGAGAAGAAGAGACAACCTTACGTTATCAGTCTTAACACCGCCCCTCGGCGAGGCCAAAACGGCGGCAACAACTCCTGTGGCCTCACAGAAACCGAAAAAACGGTTATCGAAACAACTATCTATGTTGGAGACACCAAGAGACATTGCTTGGGAAAGAAGAAGACGTCAGATGATAATGATTCAAGAGAAGAAGATGCTTCATAAAGGAGTTTCAGACAATCTTAGTGAACAGACAAAACTAACTGATGAGGATTTAAACGAGCTTAAAGGATCTATTGAGTTAGGTTTTGGTTTCAATGAAGAAGCTGGACAAAAGCTTTGCAATACACTGCCAGCTCTTGATCTTTACTTTGCAGTGAACCGTCAGCTCTCTCCTCTCCCTTCACCTAGCAGCAGCAGCCGTACCAGCAGCGCATCGTCATCAGCTTTCTCGATGAGTATACCTGGTAGTCCCAAGAAAACTGATTCAGATTCATTGAAGATAGTATGTCCAG GGGACAATCCTCAACAAGTGAAGCAGAGACTGAGACATTGGGCACAAGCAGTTGCATGCTCTGTGATGCAGACTTATTGA
- the LOC106334607 gene encoding ankyrin-1-like, with product MAPDASTALAAREKVQQFLNAACTGNLEFLKNVAKQLDEGKGLKTTVESVKDANKRGALHFAAREGQTEICRYLLEELKLDADTKDEAGDTPLVHAARQGQVGTAKYLLDQGADPNIASELGATALHHAAGTGEIELLKELLSRGVPVDSQSESGTPLIWAAGHDQKDAVQVLLEHKANPNAETEDNVTPLLSAVAAGSVACTKLLAMARAKANVFAGGATPLHIAADIGDFELIIILLKAGADPDQKDEEGNRALEVAALRENRTIVETLIRLTTKPESVSDWTVDGVIAHMKSNKEQEDNSKSGVTLIKKDLPQVSPEAKAKAAEAKARGQDAFYRKDYQIAIDAYTQAIDFDPTDHTFFSNRSLCWLLLGQGEHALSDAKACRELKPDWPKACFREGAALRLLQRFDEAANAFYEGVLLSPESKELIDAFREAVDAGRKFHGKDKIKDKS from the exons ATGGCTCCTGATGCTTCTACTGCTCTTGCAG CGAGGGAGAAAGTTCAGCAGTTCCTGAATGCAGCTTGTACCGGAAACCTCGAGTTCCTCAAGA ATGTTGCTAAGCAGCTTGATGAAGGCAAAGGCTTGAAGACAACCGTGGAGAGTGTCAAAGACGCTAACAAACGCGGCGCGCTTCATTTCGCTGCGAGGGAAGGACAAACTGAGATATGCAGGTATCTATTGGAGGAGCTGAAGCTTGACGCTGACACAAAAGATGAAGCTG GGGATACTCCGCTTGTTCATGCTGCTAGGCAAGGACAGGTTGGGACGGCGAAGTATCTTTTGGATCAGGGAGCTGATCCTAATATTGCTAGTGAACTAGGAGCTACTGCATTGCATCATGCGGCTGGGACAG GGGAAATTGAGTTGCTAAAGGAGTTGCTATCTAGAGGTGTTCCTGTTGATTCTCAAAGCGAGTCTGGCACGCCATTGATTTGGGCTGCTGGCCACGACCAAAAAGATGCTGTGCAAGTCTTGTTAGAACACAAAGCTAAT CCTAACGCTGAGACCGAAGACAATGTCACACCATTGTTATCTGCAGTGGCAGCTGGTTCTGTGGCATGCACAAAGCTGTTGGCCATG GCACGTGCCAAAGCTAATGTTTTCGCTGGTGGTGCAACTCCGTTGCACATTGCTGCTGATATTGGAGATTTTGAGTTGATCATCATTTTACTTAAAGCTGGAGCTGATCCTGATCAGAAAGACGAG GAAGGCAATAGGGCATTAGAAGTTGCAGCTTTGAGAGAGAACAGAACGATCGTTGAGACTCTCATCCGCTTGACAACAAAACCTGAATCTGTTTCAGACTGGACTGTTGATGGAGTTATTGCTCACATGAAATCAAACAAAGAACAAGAGGACAACTCAAAATCTGGAGTGACTTTGATCAAGAAAGACCTTCCACAGGTCTCACCAGAAGCAAAGGCGAAAGCTGCAGAAGCAAAAGCAAGAGGACAAGACGCTTTCTACAGAAAGGATTACCAGATAGCCATTGACGCTTACACACAA GCCATTGATTTTGACCCTACGGATCATACCTTCTTCTCAAACCGAAGCCTCTGCTGGTTGCTGTTAGGACAAGGTGAGCACGCCTTGTCGGATGCTAAAGCCTGCAGAGAACTAAAGCCTGATTGGCCTAAAGCTTGCTTCAGAGAAGGCGCTGCTCTTCGTTTGCTACAG CGGTTTGATGAGGCAGCTAATGCTTTTTACGAGGGAGTGTTGCTTAGCCCTGAAAGCAAAGAGCTCATTGATGCGTTCAG AGAAGCTGTAGATGCTGGAAGGAAGTTTCATGGCAAGGACAAGATTAAGGACAAATCATAA
- the LOC106332507 gene encoding pathogenesis-related protein PR-4-like — MARLSICVFILLCAFAATAAAQTASNVRTTYHYYYPEQNGWDLYKVSAYCSTWKGNQPLEWRRKYGWTAFCGPVGPRGRDSCGRCLRVTNTATGAQATVRIVDQCSNGGLDLDDGVFKQLDTNGQGYARGNMIVNYAFVNC; from the exons ATGGCAAGACTTAGCATATGTGTGTTCATTTTGCTATGCGCGTTTGCGGCTACAGCAGCCGCTCAAACAGCTTCTAACGTAAGAACTACTTACCATTACTACTATCCCGAGCAAAACGGTTGGGACCTTTACAAAGTAAGTGCGTATTGCTCGACATGGAAAGGAAACCAACCGCTAGAATGGCGTAGGAAGTATGGCTGGACAGCTTTTTGCGGTCCGGTTGGACCGCGTGGTCGTGATTCTTGCGGAAGATGCTTAAGA GTAACGAATACTGCGACCGGAGCACAAGCTACTGTGAGAATCGTGGATCAATGCAGTAACGGTGGTTTGGACTTAGACGATGGCGTTTTCAAACAGCTCGACACCAACGGTCAGGGATACGCTCGTGGGAACATGATTGTCAACTACGCCTTTGTCAATTGCTGA